Within Mercenaria mercenaria strain notata chromosome 15, MADL_Memer_1, whole genome shotgun sequence, the genomic segment AGAGATGTTTCTCTTGACAGGTATATCAGTCTTCAGTGAGAAGCCTTTCCTAACCATTGATGAAAATGACCCCAACAAAGAATGGCGACGGGCACTCAACAACGAACTGAATGATTTCATTGAAGCCACCAAGCGTTTAGTTCACGTGGTCCGAGAAATTTTCTCGCGTAACCACTTTAAAACATAGACATATACATAATTCATAAACATACCTGAGTGTTTTTACCTGAGAGCTCCTACAGACTCTTCCACGAgttagatactacatattaactctgtattcgataagacagatcagtgaaacagactaAGAGCTCCTACCGGAAGTAGACGATACCGACGAAGCGATCAATCGGCCAAGTTTTAGGCTGTGACTCAACTCAACTCAACGCATCCgaaagttttaattatttcaagttCTTGATCGCACAAAAGATAGGGATACCAAcgataaaagaaagaaaagacatcaaattttcagagggtatgttttaaaatatcctAAATTCATAAACTAAGAAACTGCACGTGTTGATGTCTGGGTGTGCTTCGGATAAAATTATTTCGGATAGAGTTATTACGTCAGCAAGCAGGTAGTCCTGTGGGTTCTCGTACAATGTAATGAATATATGCacagttttatatttattaaatgcaACAGGTTGTTCCTTATTTCCATGCTGAACTGTATATTCATATATGGGAAGATATTTCTTAGTTCTGTAGTAGTTGcaataaccacaggaaagataacgGATGGTAGTGGTTTCGTCAAATCACCGGTTCGTCatacttaatttatatagtaagtGAGAAGTGGTTTCGTCATACTTATTGTTATAGTGTAATAATGATTGTTTGTTGGTCGTTTTATTGTTGATGTACTTCGTGTGGCAAACAAGTTGTTAATTTTGCAAAGATAATTTTAAAGCTAAttatttatacagaaaatgaaaagaaaaataaatgatataattgcCGATCGATTAAGATATATAGAGATTTAGTTCTTGTTAAACTAATTATTATGGACGAAACTTATGTATATATTACTGGTTACAAATGTTAAGTTCGACgcaagacaatttatttttcaaaatgttaaatttgaattaataaaaaattaagaatttctattgagaattaaaacattttaaatctattcaatattaatacaatataattatatacaaagaatttgataagaaaaaaaacaaatactataaaaagtaaaatttagatatacaaaatgtatatttatagtaaaagaattaaaattcttATCTTAAGAAGTTAGCGTAACTGTCCCCAAAGCTTAACTGATGATCGATGATTATTATACTTAAAATGTGCTAAATTCCTTGCATTTCTAGAATGTCAGTGAGGTGCTAATTGTGGCACATTCTGCTCATTAAATTCCCGACATTTCATTGATGTTTCTAATTAGAAATTAATTTATCATCAAAATGTATTTGCAGAAGAAAAACAAagcgttttatatttttacatttatttacatcatCACAAAAGACACTCATTCAACAATGAAAATAAGAAGCACATTTAATACAcaatacaattttatacattataatacacatgtcaactctgaaaaagaaaaaaaaagcaatcaaTAGCACATTCAATACACATtacaatattatacattataatacataTGCCATGTAaactctgaaaaagaaaaagaaaaagaagcaattAATATCACAGTCAATACACAATGCATTTTTATACATATCATGACAACcctgaaagaaaaagaaacaatagcacattcaatattaatacaatataattatatacattataatacacaTGTCATGTCAAccctgaaaagaaaaagaaacaatagcacattcaatattaatacaatataattttatacattataaaatatcacattcaatatcaatacaatataattatatacattataatacacaTATCATGTCAACCCTGAAAAAGAGAAAGAAGCAACAGAACATACACATTCaaagtacaatacaatacactacaaaacacacattttcaatgtcagtttctttgattttaatttatacaTCTTCTTGTACCGCGCTGTTGGTAAATCCAGTGGAAGGTCCGAGCCCCGCGATGTTGCTGCATCTACGTAGAAGTGGTGTCGTCGTCAGTTCACCGTCTTCGTATTTGTCCCAAGCGTCAAACAATGCCCCATGGAGTCTGGCGTATCTTGCTCTGTGTAGCCTCGTCAGTAGATGGGCTGATACAAGCCTGATTTGGAGATCTACCGTCTCGGCCTCTCTGCGAAGCAAAGGTACAAGCAGGTAGAACCCCAAATCAGCCCGACCAGCCCGGGTGTTGATTCGTCTGTGCCACcctgaaagtaaaaagaaatactaATGTTACATTTATCGTTGATAACATTGCATACATAAACTTGCATACAATTTATGATCAAACAGATCAAGCAAAACACATGGCAGCACCACAACACAACTAAAGGTAAGTgtcagtaaatttattaaaacaaaacagcTTTATGTTAATTTATGTCAATCTCATGGAATCATCAATTTACAGAAGTCTGAAAAGTTTGGTTACCTTCAACGTCGTTGTTTGTCCTGACCGTCTCCCTGAACACACTCCAGTGGTTCGGCTGCCACATACTTCCTTCTATCCACGTACCCTGGACATACTGCGTCACGTGCAGGATTGGGCCGCCGACTTCTAAAGCTTGCTGCTTCAACTGGTGGAAAGCCGCTGGAATTTGCTCTGAAGGGAGGTATGGCAGACTCAGCAGTTTCCGTAAGAACCTGTACTTATCTTCTTTTTCCAGGTAGGCAGTGGTAAGACCCTCGGACTGGATTTTACG encodes:
- the LOC123533370 gene encoding uncharacterized protein LOC123533370, producing the protein MSVHAFVRKGEDAKQVPLVYVLMSRRTKQDYIAVLTSLRSMLERPQVEWFMLDFEAAAWQALREVFPGCVLKGCVFHWSQRVYRKIQSEGLTTAYLEKEDKYRFLRKLLSLPYLPSEQIPAAFHQLKQQALEVGGPILHVTQYVQGTWIEGSMWQPNHWSVFRETVRTNNDVEGWHRRINTRAGRADLGFYLLVPLLRREAETVDLQIRLVSAHLLTRLHRARYARLHGALFDAWDKYEDGELTTTPLLRRCSNIAGLGPSTGFTNSAVQEDV